The sequence below is a genomic window from Luteimonas sp. MC1825.
TGACCCGCGAGAACGAATCGGTCAGCGGCCGCCTGGAGTTCCGCCCCAGCGACGACCACCGCTTCTTCCTGAGCTCGATCTACACCGAGTTCAGCGACCACGAACTGCGCAACGCCATGGAGTTCGACCTCGATGCGAACGCGGTGCGCACCAGCGACACGCGCCCGCAGTCCGAGGCGCAGCGCACCGGCTATGCCGACGTGCGCACCGGCAACACGCCGTGGCTCGGCACCGTGCACGGCGTGGAGATGGACAGCACGCTCAACATTGGCAACACCGTGCAGAGCATCTTCACCACCACCCTCGGCGGCGACCAGGACTTCGACGCCTGGCGTGCCAGCTGGCGCCTGAATTACACGGAGGCCGAGCAGGAATCGGGTCCATCGTTCAACTCCACCTGGGTCAGCCCGTCCGAGCGCACCCTGCGCCCGACCGTGGACTACGACTTCACAAACCGCGAACTGCACCGCGTGACCCTGTGGGAGACCATCCGCAACGCGGACGGTTCGTTCTCCAAGGGCGACCTGAAGCGTTCGCTGGACTCGCACGACTACAACTTCGTCAACCTGCGTAGCAACACCGGCCTGGCGGTAACCGACGCCTACAGCGCCCGCATGGACCTGTTCCGTGACACCACGCTGTTCGGGCGCCCGACCGAGCTGCAGTTCGGCATGCAGTACGACGACCGCAGCAAGGAGAACAACCAGGCGCGCTTCGAAGTCACCGCCGCGCAGCTGGCCGCGATGGGCATCGCCCAGCCGACCATGGCCGACTTCGCCTCCGACAAGCCCTACCAGGGCGCGTTGCCGCTGGGCTACAGCTTCCGCTACCACGACGAAGGCAAGGCCTGGGGCCTGCTCGACGGGCTGCGCGCGCAGGGTGCCGGCGGGATGGTGGGCAGCGTGGCGTTCGACGAATGGTACGAAGTCTCGGAGAAGATCGGCGCGGTCTACGGCATGGCCACCACGCGCTTCGACTGGGGCAACATGGTCGCCGGCGTGCGCGGCGAGTACACCCGCAACGCCTCCTCGGCGTACGCTGGAGACGACAACGGCTACGAGCGGATCACCGTCAGCGAGAGCGGCGTGGAGTTCTTCCCCAGCGTGCACATCAACTGGGACCTCAACGACGAGATGAAGCTGCGCTTCTCGGCCAACACCGGCGCCGCACGCCCGGACTACACCGACCTGCGGCCGAACTTCGCCATCAACGACGAGGAGGGCGAGATCGACGGCGGCAATCCGTATGCCGACACCGAGAAGTCGGTCGGCGTGGATGCCTACTTCGAGTGGTACATGCGGCCGCAGGGCTTCTTCTCGGCCGGCGTGTACTACAAGAACCTGCGCGACGTGCTGTTCGACGTTGAGATCCCGCGCTTCGGCCAGAACGTGCTGGACCGCCCGGGCTTCGACCGCTCCGAGTACACCTACTTCACACTGGCCAATGGCGGCGACGGCTACATCCGCGGCCTGGAACTGGCGTACTCGCAGAAGTTCGGCCCGCTGGCCGAGCGCTTCGACCTGCCGCTGTGGGTCGGTGACTTCGGCATCAGCGCCAACGTGACCTTCAACGACAGCGAAGCGACCACGCCGGATGGCCGCGACGTGTCGCTGCCGGGCGCGTCCGACCTGATCTACAACACCTCGCTGTACTACGAAGCCAACGGCCTGTCGGCGCGCCTGAGCTGGCAGTACCGCGACGCGTGGGTGGACAGCATCGGCAGCGGCGACATCCTGGGCGATGCGTACTGGGACGAGGTCAGCCGCCTCGACTTCTCGCTGCGCTACGCGTTCAACGACAACGTCGAGATGTACTTCGACGCCAACAACCTGCTTGACGAAGCGGGCATCCGCTACCAGGGCGACCGCCAGCGCACCACCGAGTTCGAGCAGTTCGGTGCGCGTTACATGGTCGGCGTACGCCTCAACTTCTGATCGGATCGTCCCCTGGCCGGTCCTGGTGGCGCCCGCCACCCGGGCCGGCCTCGCCCGTGGCCAGCATCCGCCGACCATGGCGCGTGACATGCGCATGGATGTCGTTGCGCGCGCGCTTGCCCTGCTTGCGCGCGAACCGGGCCAGTGCGCGCCGGTCGTCCGCGGCGAACGGCGAGTCGCGGCCGCAATGCATCGCCAGCAGCGTCAGGTCCTGCGCATTGCCGAGCAGCCGGGCGAGTTTTTTCGAGTGCCGATCGATCGGCTGGCTGGCGCTGCCCAAGGCGTGCAGCTGCTGCCCCAGCCGCCGCACGCGACGTCGCCACCGGTGCCAGCGTTCATCACCGCCACCCTTGATCGCGCTGCGGCCCGCCTTGGCCGCACGTTGCGTGGAGTATTCCAGTCCGTCCTCGACCTGGCGGGCGGTCAGGCTGGCCCAGTCCAGTGCGTCGATGCGCTGCCCGAGCGCGACCAGTCGCTCGCTACGGCCGCGCAGTTCGGGGTCCGTGCGCAGGTGGCCGCGCAGCACCGTCACCCGCCGCGCGACCGCGGCACGACGCACCGATGCCAGCAAGGCCAAAGTTTTCGCCCCATCCTCGTGCCGTGCCAGGCGCTCGAGCACTTCCACCAGCGCCTGCGCGTCGCGCAGCGCTGACAGGGACACGTTGACTTCACGGATCGCTGCATCTACCAGGGCCAGGTCCGGGCCGAGCGCGTCGCCGGCCAGGGCCAGCGTGGCGCGCACGCGCCGCAGGGACTTGCGTGCCTGGTGCACGCCGCGGTGCCGGCGCCGCCCGGACCAGGCGAGGCAGTCGATGGCGCGCTCGAGCTGCGCCGAGACATACGCCTTGAGCACTTCATGGACCCGGGGCTCCATGGCGCCGAGCCTAGCGCGGCGCGGCAGCGCGGGCCACTGTCCGCGCCGCCATCGCAATGACATGTCCGGCCGCTACCGTGTCGGCTTGAATCACGATGTCCTGCAGGTCCATGCCATGCCGAGCCGCCGCCGCGTTGCCCTGACCACCCTGATGCTGGCCATGTCGGCCGCGTTGAATGCCAGCGCGCAACCCGGGCCGGGGCCATCGGCAAACATCGTCGGGCACGCGCCCTCGACCACGGACAGTGCCGCCAGCTGCCACCACCGTGCGTTCCGCGTGCGCGCCGATTTCGAGGCCGCACTCAACGCCGACACGGGCTGGGCCGGCGCGCTCGACGAACGCGCAACCGTCACCGCCGACCAGCCGTTCCGTCTGCGCATCGAGCTGGAAACCGGATCGGACCTGGCCCGCAGGTTCTGGCTGCAGTACCGGCGCAACGACGGCGCGTGGACCGACATCGAGGCCGCCGATGTGCCCTACCCGTTGCTGACCCCGCCGGTGAGCGTGGTGGTCAACGAGGAGTACGCGCACGGCGATCGCAGCGAAGACCTCCTGCCCGGCTCGCGCGCCGCCTTCGGTGGCGGTGCCGGCGTGGTGCACGAGGCCACGACGCCACCCTTCACCGGCGCCGGCGTGCAGTCCGAATGGGAATGGCCGCTGGTGATCCGCCGCTACGCCGACGGCGCGGCGAGCAACGACACCGGCGACCGCTTCCAGTTCCGCATGGTCGACACCCGTGGCGCATGCGAGGCCGACGTGGCACCCGCGGTCACCCTGCAGGTGCCGGCGTTCCACCTCGGCGGCACGTTCGTGGAGACGCCTGGTCCCATCGGCCCGTGGCAGGCGTTCAACGGCGACCTGTACTTCGTCATCGAACCCGCCGAAACCACCAACGTGCTGATGATGGTGAAGTCCAGCGACGGCGGCCGCAGCTGGCGCGAGGTGGACGGCGCGCACCGGCCGGCCACCGACGACCTCGAAGGCTTCGCCACCGCGTTCGCCGCCGACACCGTGCACATGCTCCACCAGACCGCGCAGGTCTGGCACCACGCGTTCCGCACCTCCGACCACCCCACGCATCCCGATACCTGGGCCGTCCGCGACGAACCGGTGGCCGCGCCTGGCAAGCCACCCACCCAGGTCGCCGCGCTGGCCAGCCGGTCCGATGGCAGCCTGGTGGGGGTGTATGGCGGACCGCAGCGGATCCACTACCGGATCCGCACGCGCGACGGCCAGTGGGGCGCGGAAACGGTCATCGATGCCGACACGGCGCGCGGCCTGTCCGGGCCGATGCTGGCCACCGGCAAGCACGACGTGGTGCACCTGGCCTACACCGGCAACGACGGCACCGCCTGGTACCGCCGCATCGCCGCGGATGGTCAACTCAGCCCGCGGCAACAGCTCGCCGACAACCTGGACACGGGCGAGGGCGACGTGGGATCGATCCTGCCGCTGGTGTACTTGCCGGACACCGACAGCGTTGCGGTGCTGTACCGCACGGCGAGCGGCCACCTCTGGGAACGGCGCATCGACGCCCGCGCGCGCATCGGCAAGGCCACGCGCGTCAGCGAACGGCGCGTGGTGCAGAACGCGGTCGATTCCGACCAGACCGGCGCGGACGCGATCGCGCTGGACGGCAAGGTCCAAGTGCTCTTCATCGAGCAGGGAACGGGCAGCATCTTCCATGCCGCGAGTACCGCTGCTGGCCAGTGGCAGCCGGCCGGACTGCAGGTCGGCGACGTCAACGCGCAGTGGGTGCGCGGCCGACCGGTCCGCAACGCCGACGGACGTCAGGTGTATGGCTTCGTGTACGACGCGGGCTCGAATGGCGGCTCGGGGATGAATCGTTACGGCGAAGTGGATCCTGCGCGCTGAATAGCCCCGAGAGGCGAGCGCGGCCGCGCCAGGCGGTGCGCCGGTGCCGGGCCGCGGTGGTAAAATCGCGGTCGACAAGGCCTGTACCTTCCTTCCAGGAGTACGCCATGGCGACGCTGCATTCCGGCACCCTGCCCTCGCATCCGGGCCACGCTGCCCAACACCTCCCGCTTGCCGAACCCCTGCGCTGGCTTGCGCGCGGCTTCCGTGATTTCCGGCGCGCACCTGCCCTGGGCATCGCCTACGGACTGATGGTGGCGGTGATGGGTTGGCTGGTGTTCGCACTGGGCAACCACCCTTATTTCATTGCCGCGGCAGTGTCCGGCTTCCTCCTGCTCGGGCCGATCGTGGGCGCGGGATTGATCGAAGCCTCGCGCGCCATGGAGGCCGGCGACAGGCCCACCTTCGACACCTCGCTGCGCGCACTGAGCCGCAACCGCTCCGCGCTGGAGCACTTCGCCATCACCCTGCTGGCGATTGCGGCCGTCTGGCTGCTGGTCTCCACCTGGCTGCTGACCGCGACCATGGGCCCGGTGGCTCCCGCCGTCGAACAGACGCTGTGGGACAACACCCTGCAGATGATGTCGTCCGGCCAATGGTTCGCCTGGGCCGTGATGGGCGGCGTGCTGGCGGTGCTGAGCTTCGCCATCTCGGTGATCGCCGTGCCGCTGATGCTCGACAGGCACCTGAGCGCCGGTGACGCGATGCGCGGCAGCCTGCATGCGGTGGCGCGGCACCCGGTGGCGAGCGCCGCATGGGCGCTGCTGATCGTGGTGCTCACCGCGATCGGCATCGCAACCGCATTGCTCGGCCTGGTGGTGATCTACCCGGTGCTGGGGCATGCGAGTTGGCATGCGTATCGGGCGCTGCGAGACTAGCTGCACACACTCGCCCGGGGGGAGCGAATGCAGGTATCACAGGAGACGACGGGGCTGAAGCAGCGCCGCCGGGATCGCATCGCCGGGAGTCTTGTCGGCCTGCTCGTTGGCGATGCGCTGGGCGTGCCCTACGAGTTTCATCCGCCTCAGGCATTGCCGCCGGTGGAGCTGATCGAGTTCGATCCGCCCGTGGGATTCCGTCGTGCACACGCACGCATCGCACCCGGTAGCTGGAGCGACGATGGCGCGCAGGCGCTGGTGCTTGCCTACAGCCTGTTCGAATGCGGCGGGCTGGACCTCGACCATTTCGCGGAAGGCCTGCTGCGCTGGCGCGACGAGGGTTACTGCGCTGTCGATGGCGATGTCTTCGACATCGGCATCCAGACCAGCCGTGCGCTCGATCGGCTTGGCGCAGGCGTGCCGCCCGAGTCGGCAGGACCTGCCGGCGAGCGTGACAACGGCAATGGCTCGCTGATGCGGGTGTTGCCGATCGCGCTCTGGCACACAGGACCGGACGACGAGTTGTGCCGCCTTGCGATGCGGCAGTCGCTGCCGACCCATGGACACGCCCGCTCGCAGATCGCGTGTGCGCTGTACTGCCTGTGGGTGCGGCGCACGCTTGCCGATTTGGATGATGCGTGGGACGAGGCGGTGGCCACGCTTCGCGGGTTGGCGGCGTTACTCGCGATGCCGCCGCCAGAAGTCGAGCTCGTGCTCGATCCAGTGCATGGCACGCGGTGCAACGGCACGGGCTACGTCGTTGATTCGTTGTGGTCGGCGAGGGCGGCGGTCATCGGGACGGATGATTTTGAAAGCTGCGTGCGCCGGGCGGTGGCGTTCGGCAATGACACCGATACCACCGCGGCGATCGCGGGTGGCGTGGCGGGCGCGCGGTATGGGTTTGCGGGCATACCCCGGCGATGGTGGCGCGGGTTGCGGGGGCGGGATGACCTCGGGGTGTTTCTCGACGTCCCGATCCATTAGGGGATTTCTCGGCGCGAGCGCACCGGCACAGCTTTCCACGCGGCGGCCAGGAGTGCCCCTCGCTCACTCCACCCCCTCAAATACGTACTCATGCTGTCCATCGCGCACCACCAGCTTGCGCACCCCATCCGCGTCCGCGCGCGTGAACAGGAACCCGATCGCCACGGGATCGATCGTCATGAATGCCAGGCTGCCATCGGGCTGCGGCATCGTCGTCACTTCCGACTGGAACGCACCCACGTCGAACCAGGCCTTGCCGTCCTTGCGCGTGACAACGAGGTCACCCAGCGCGGCATTGCGATAGCGCGGTGCCAGTGCGGCGAGCGCGTCCGCGTCCGCCGGCACCTGCAGCAGCTTGACGAACGCCGCGAAGCCTTCTCGGCTGGCCTTGGCGTTGGCCTCGGCGACGGCTTCGGCCTGCGGTTCGCCGTCGAACATCAGCTCCATCAGGCGGCGCTTGAGCGGGCCGCGCAGGTGCACGCCCTCGTCGGCGTTGGTGAGGATCACCGCGCCCACCTTCTGCTCGGGCCACCACATCATGTTGGAGTGGAAGCCGCCCATGTCGCCGCCGTGGTCGACCACGGTCACGCCGTCGCTGCGGTCCACCGCCAGCGCCATGGCGTAATGGCGGTCCACGCCGGTGGCGATCTGCGGTTCGCGGCGCTCGAGCAGCGCGGCCTCGCCGATGTAGCGGCTGCCGTCGGGCAAGGTGCCGTGGTCGATTTCCATCTGCACGTACTTCAGCAGGTCGTTGACCGTGCCCCACGCGGCGCCCGCCGGGCGCGATGCGCGCACGGTCTCGTTGAGGCCCATGCCCATCACCTCGACCTGGCGGCGGATGTCGTAGCCGTGCGGCGCGGCGAAGTCACCGGTCTGCGCTGCCGAGTAGTCGAAGGTGGTGTTGCGCATGCCGAGCGGATCGAACACCAGCTCCTGCATGGCCTGGTCGTAGCCCGCGCCGAGCTCGCTGCCGGGATGCGCGACCTGGCCGCCGATGTAGCCCGCAGCCGCGGCCATCGGGTTGGAGTACTGGAACAGCTCGCCGAATCCGCTGGTCGGCTGCATGGTGCCGAGCGTGGTCATGACCGTTTGCGGGGTCTGCTTCTCTCCTTCGAACAGCCATTCGAAGTCCTGGCGCGGCACGCCGGTGCAGGCGCAGATCAGGTGCTTCACCAGCACCTGGTCGGTGGTGGCGTCATCGCCGAGGCGGAACGCCGGGTAGATGTCGCGCGCCTTCGCATTCCAGTCCAGCTTGCCGGCATCCACAAGCTTGGCCAGCATCAGCGTGGTCAGCGCCTTGGTGTTGGAGGCGATCATGAAGCGCGTGTCACCGGTGACAGGCGCCGGCTTGCCAAGCTCGCGCACGCCAAAGCCCTGAGACAGCACCACCTCGCCGTCCTGCACGATTCCGACGGCCACGCCAGGCACGTCGAAATCCTTGCGCATGCGTTCCACGAAGTCCGCCACCTGCCGAAGGCGGGCGGCATCGAGCTTGTGCGCGGTGCGGCCGGCGAAGGACTCGCGGGTGTAACCCGCCGGCTGCAGGCGCTGGTAGATCTTGCCGAGCTGGGAGCCGCGCTTCTCGGCGATGGCCTGGTCGACGTCCGCCAGCACCACGGTCCATGCGTCGCCGCGCCGGTAGGCGGCGCCGCTGACCACGCGCTTGGCGTTGGCGGCGACGTCGTAATCGTAGAACCGGCGATGCTCCCAGCCGTCGCGCGGCGCGGCATCGGTGGCGACGAGGAACTTCGGCGTCATTCCGGCGATGGCCCAGGCTTCCGCGATCGCCGCATCCGCGGTGTCCGCAGCGGCATCGACGATCACAATGCGCGAGCCATCGGCTTCCGGCGGGGTCACGAACACCGCGGTGCCCTGCACGCGCTGCGCCCAGCCACCTGGCAGCACGAAGGTGGTGCCACGCGGGGTGGCCGAGGGCGACTCGGACGAGGCCTCTGCGCCGGCTGCGGGCGTGGTTGCGGGCCCGGACGTGGCTCCGTCTGCTGCGTGCCCCATGTTGCTTGCAACGATGACAGCCAGTGCGACGGCCAGCGCCGCCCGCTTCGACTCGATGCGCATTCCCGCTCTCCCCGTTGATGGCCGGGCGAGCTTGCGCCCAAATGGGCGCGGCGACAATTCGCCGTGCGCCGGACCTGCGCCAGCCGGGCGCGCGGCCGTGCTCGCGGCTCACATGGGCGGTTCGATGATTTCCCCAAGGCGCTCGGCAGGCACCGCATAGCCGGCGTCATCGGCGCTGGCCCGCAGGTCGCGCAAGGCAGCGCGCACCGGTCCAAGCTCGGCTTCGGCTGCCTGTGCCTCGATCTCCATCGAACTGGCGTTGAACCAGTCCCAGAACGCGGCGAACGTCTTCCCGTGCCAGTGCTCGTGGCGTAGTCCGCGATCGAGTCCGGCCAACGCCCGGCTCAGTTCGTGTCGCATTACGCAGCCTCCCGATGCTCGTAGAACGGATGCTGGCGATCATCGAAGATCGCATACAGCGCCTGCAGGTTGGCCGGATCCGGGTTCAACCACGCATCGATGTGCTCGGGCCTGATGTTGATGACGGTGCGGTCGTGGCCCGCGGCGACCACTTCGGGCTCCGGGTCATCGGTGATCGCGGCGAATGAATCAAGGTCCGGCTCGACGCCGGCGGGATCGGTCCAGTGCGACCACAGGCAGGCGATCAGCATCGGCTCGCCGGTGCGCGGGGTGAAGGCCAGCACCTGGTTGCGGCCGTCGGGCGCTGCGACGTTCTCGTAGAACACGTCGGCCACCATCAGCGCGTGGTGGCGGCCGAACTGCGGTTTCCAGAAGCCCTCCAAGCTGTCGCGGCGCGCGTTGTACGTGCCCGGGAACTTGCGGTCGTAGAAGGCCGGCTTTCCCGCGGGCCGGCACTGGTAGCGCATCGGGCGCATCACCCGCTTGCCACCCTCGCTGACCAGCACATGCGTGTAGTGGCCGGGGTAGATGCGCGCGTCATCGGGCTTCGGCTCGCTGCGTTTCAGCGCGTCGATGCGGCCCCTGATCTGTTCGACCTTGGCCATGCCGATGCGCATGTCTTCCTGTGCCTTCTTCGTCACCTTGGCCTGCAGGCTGCGCTCGCCATCGGCCACGCGCTTGCGCTGCTTGAACAGTTCCTGTTCCAGCGCGGACATCTCGCGCGCATCCCATTGGCGGATGAGGTCCGCGACTTCAGGCGGGCCGTCGCGCAGGAAGCCGATCTCCAGCGCGCGCGCCACTTTCGGCCGCTTCGCGCCGGCGTCGCCCTTGTCCGTCCAGTACAGGCGCACGTAATCCTTGAGCTCCATCGTGGCGCCGGTCTGGCGCAGGAACTTCCTGTGCTCGGCGCGGACCTGGGCTGAATAGCACATGGCATCACCTGCGGGCTTGCGAGTGGTGGCCCACCATCAATCGAATTAATCGCACAACCTGTTGATCATCAATACATTTCGCTATTTCATGATCTGGCGCGACTCACAACCTGACTCACTTTTGGCGCGGCTAGGAACGGATCAGTCCGGCCTGAATCGGAATTCCAGCGGTAGCCAGGCGCCCGGCCCAGCATGCCCACGTAGACTGTCGGATCCAGCCACAGCGCGCTAGCAACAGTGTCACTCCACGACATCATCCTGAGTCCCAGCGAACAAGATTTTCAGCCCTTGGCAGAGTGGGCAAGACGGCTCGCCATACCCGCGAGGACGCTACTCCATCACGGGGCCTCGGGTGCTCTCCGACTGTTCACCTTGCCACCTCGTGAAGCGCACTTCTACTCTGTCCACGAGGATTTCATCGGCAACCGGGCTGTCCCACTGCCGTACGAAGCTCAACCCATCTCTATGCCGGAATCGGGCGTAATGGGTCTGGTTCTGGCAGCCGACGACTGTGCCAAGCTCGCGGCTGGCCTAGGGGTGGAGCAGGCCTTCTTCAAAGCCGTCATTTACAAGCAGATGATCGGAGGAGAGCTGTTATCGCCGACTCGGGGGCGATTCGGCAGCAGCCTCCGGCCGGATGGATGGCACATCTCGGCTTACAAAAAGATCACCTCCGCAGACGAAGGCGACTGGAGCGCGCACGACCCCATTTCGGTAAAGGTTGCCCCGGTTAACGTCTACGCTCGTGACGTAGACGTAGACACCTTCATTGTCGGCCTGAGGACATACGCCTTCATTGACGATCTCTTCCTAGACAACGAACGCATAGTGGACGAGTTGCCATCTTACGTCTCAGGCAAGCTGACGGAGCTGGTCGATGCGAACAGGATTTTCTGGCGGAATGCTAATGAACCCGACGTCTCCGAGAAAGCACGGCGTAGAGCTGGTGCTAGCAACTATCTGCAAGAGGACTTCTTAGATCTCTGCGGAAAGACGTCCAAGCCTAACTCGCTTCTCGCGTTTGCAATCGACGCTTGTGATCCTACTGCGCTGCCCCACTCGAAACGACTCCTATCAACTTCGGTAACGCCAGCCATGCTGGCGCTACTGACTGCCTCAAAGCTCTACTGGTCAGCGCACTGTGCACTAGGGCAGACACGGGACACGTACCCAGATCAAGAAGCCATTCTGAGCTTCTTGCGATTCATGGGTTTGCAGACCGGAAACACCGCGGCCTCGGGCCGAACCCTCATCAGACCGGAGGGAGTGCGCTCGCCTGATGCCCAACCGGACTGGCTAACCACAATTATGCGACGCCGTAAAGGGTCAGCGCGCTAAGGATTTCAGACACTCTCCGAACACTCCAGGATCGACGCCGTTGCAAGGGCCCTGCAACGCCAAATCAAACCTGGAGACTGAAGATGCATTCCGAGACGAACCGTCTCGCCAAGGCGACCAAGGCCCGGCGGACGAAGACAACCACTTACACCCACCTTCCACCGAGCGCTGAGCGCCCGAGCCGCTCCGAGCTGGTGCTCGAAGCTGTAGACCTTAGCCATCCCGAAATGGAACGCCGCATGCGGCCCCAGCGCGTGTGGGAATTCCTCGATGAGGGCAAGAGCAAGTTCTACGCTCGCATGGACGTAGACGACGCTAGCTACGACCCTCTGTTCCCGAAGCCCATACCGTCCTCTTCCAACGGCACTGGCCACAAGCGCTGGAAGCTGGGCGCCGTAATCGCCTGGCTGCGCCACTGCGAAGCAGCGGCCAAGAACTCTTAAGGGACAAGACCATGAAGACTGACATCAACTTCGCCGCTAAGGGCGGCGAGGCCAGGGAAACGCGCGCCGAGAAAGCGATTCGACTGCTGACCACCCAGGGGGGCAGTCCGTTCAACCAGAAGTTGGATGAGTTCCAGGCCTTCTATCCTGCTGTCGTCACGGCTAAGCACAACGGGATGAAGAACAAGCAGATCATCAAGATCCTTTCCGAAGGCGGCCTGAAGCTGTACCCCGCGCTATTCGACAAACTGTTGGCCGCGATGACTGTAGAGGAAAGTGAGAGCACCTGCCCGCACTGCAAGCAGGCTATTGCGAACCCGATGGAAGAGGTAGCGCACACACCCGCCGAGGTCGGGGAATTCCCCGAAACTGGCCCCACAGAAGCGGAGGACGACTGACATGTCCATCTTCCACATCCCCTTCCACGTCGCGACTCAATGGGCAAATCTCCCGTTGC
It includes:
- a CDS encoding CHAD domain-containing protein: MEPRVHEVLKAYVSAQLERAIDCLAWSGRRRHRGVHQARKSLRRVRATLALAGDALGPDLALVDAAIREVNVSLSALRDAQALVEVLERLARHEDGAKTLALLASVRRAAVARRVTVLRGHLRTDPELRGRSERLVALGQRIDALDWASLTARQVEDGLEYSTQRAAKAGRSAIKGGGDERWHRWRRRVRRLGQQLHALGSASQPIDRHSKKLARLLGNAQDLTLLAMHCGRDSPFAADDRRALARFARKQGKRARNDIHAHVTRHGRRMLATGEAGPGGGRHQDRPGDDPIRS
- a CDS encoding ADP-ribosylglycohydrolase family protein yields the protein MQVSQETTGLKQRRRDRIAGSLVGLLVGDALGVPYEFHPPQALPPVELIEFDPPVGFRRAHARIAPGSWSDDGAQALVLAYSLFECGGLDLDHFAEGLLRWRDEGYCAVDGDVFDIGIQTSRALDRLGAGVPPESAGPAGERDNGNGSLMRVLPIALWHTGPDDELCRLAMRQSLPTHGHARSQIACALYCLWVRRTLADLDDAWDEAVATLRGLAALLAMPPPEVELVLDPVHGTRCNGTGYVVDSLWSARAAVIGTDDFESCVRRAVAFGNDTDTTAAIAGGVAGARYGFAGIPRRWWRGLRGRDDLGVFLDVPIH
- a CDS encoding TonB-dependent receptor, encoding MSRISTLATALALALTMQAQAHAQTAATPAADQGAAARPDTGTISGVVSDAGRGGYLAGAEVRISGLNVVAVSASDGSFTLHRVPAGRHELTVSYIGRPDRQQAVDVTGGQTTQAAVAVGMGNDATTLDEIVVRAAPIAESEYAALQAQRASVSLVNVIAADSIGRFPDQNVAASLSRLPGIAVERDQGQERYVNLRGAPARWTTIAFDGVNVISPGGRTARLDTIPSAIASQVVARKAITAAMPSETLAGNIDIITRSPFDYEGLKFGADAGIGYNDLGGGKQQNWGAFISNKFADDRWGALLSVSKYSRDMVTDNFESDPEVASEDREPGGSERVWFDAHQNKLYRLTRENESVSGRLEFRPSDDHRFFLSSIYTEFSDHELRNAMEFDLDANAVRTSDTRPQSEAQRTGYADVRTGNTPWLGTVHGVEMDSTLNIGNTVQSIFTTTLGGDQDFDAWRASWRLNYTEAEQESGPSFNSTWVSPSERTLRPTVDYDFTNRELHRVTLWETIRNADGSFSKGDLKRSLDSHDYNFVNLRSNTGLAVTDAYSARMDLFRDTTLFGRPTELQFGMQYDDRSKENNQARFEVTAAQLAAMGIAQPTMADFASDKPYQGALPLGYSFRYHDEGKAWGLLDGLRAQGAGGMVGSVAFDEWYEVSEKIGAVYGMATTRFDWGNMVAGVRGEYTRNASSAYAGDDNGYERITVSESGVEFFPSVHINWDLNDEMKLRFSANTGAARPDYTDLRPNFAINDEEGEIDGGNPYADTEKSVGVDAYFEWYMRPQGFFSAGVYYKNLRDVLFDVEIPRFGQNVLDRPGFDRSEYTYFTLANGGDGYIRGLELAYSQKFGPLAERFDLPLWVGDFGISANVTFNDSEATTPDGRDVSLPGASDLIYNTSLYYEANGLSARLSWQYRDAWVDSIGSGDILGDAYWDEVSRLDFSLRYAFNDNVEMYFDANNLLDEAGIRYQGDRQRTTEFEQFGARYMVGVRLNF
- a CDS encoding serine hydrolase domain-containing protein, translated to MRIESKRAALAVALAVIVASNMGHAADGATSGPATTPAAGAEASSESPSATPRGTTFVLPGGWAQRVQGTAVFVTPPEADGSRIVIVDAAADTADAAIAEAWAIAGMTPKFLVATDAAPRDGWEHRRFYDYDVAANAKRVVSGAAYRRGDAWTVVLADVDQAIAEKRGSQLGKIYQRLQPAGYTRESFAGRTAHKLDAARLRQVADFVERMRKDFDVPGVAVGIVQDGEVVLSQGFGVRELGKPAPVTGDTRFMIASNTKALTTLMLAKLVDAGKLDWNAKARDIYPAFRLGDDATTDQVLVKHLICACTGVPRQDFEWLFEGEKQTPQTVMTTLGTMQPTSGFGELFQYSNPMAAAAGYIGGQVAHPGSELGAGYDQAMQELVFDPLGMRNTTFDYSAAQTGDFAAPHGYDIRRQVEVMGMGLNETVRASRPAGAAWGTVNDLLKYVQMEIDHGTLPDGSRYIGEAALLERREPQIATGVDRHYAMALAVDRSDGVTVVDHGGDMGGFHSNMMWWPEQKVGAVILTNADEGVHLRGPLKRRLMELMFDGEPQAEAVAEANAKASREGFAAFVKLLQVPADADALAALAPRYRNAALGDLVVTRKDGKAWFDVGAFQSEVTTMPQPDGSLAFMTIDPVAIGFLFTRADADGVRKLVVRDGQHEYVFEGVE
- a CDS encoding DUF2189 domain-containing protein; its protein translation is MATLHSGTLPSHPGHAAQHLPLAEPLRWLARGFRDFRRAPALGIAYGLMVAVMGWLVFALGNHPYFIAAAVSGFLLLGPIVGAGLIEASRAMEAGDRPTFDTSLRALSRNRSALEHFAITLLAIAAVWLLVSTWLLTATMGPVAPAVEQTLWDNTLQMMSSGQWFAWAVMGGVLAVLSFAISVIAVPLMLDRHLSAGDAMRGSLHAVARHPVASAAWALLIVVLTAIGIATALLGLVVIYPVLGHASWHAYRALRD
- a CDS encoding SOS response-associated peptidase family protein; the encoded protein is MCYSAQVRAEHRKFLRQTGATMELKDYVRLYWTDKGDAGAKRPKVARALEIGFLRDGPPEVADLIRQWDAREMSALEQELFKQRKRVADGERSLQAKVTKKAQEDMRIGMAKVEQIRGRIDALKRSEPKPDDARIYPGHYTHVLVSEGGKRVMRPMRYQCRPAGKPAFYDRKFPGTYNARRDSLEGFWKPQFGRHHALMVADVFYENVAAPDGRNQVLAFTPRTGEPMLIACLWSHWTDPAGVEPDLDSFAAITDDPEPEVVAAGHDRTVINIRPEHIDAWLNPDPANLQALYAIFDDRQHPFYEHREAA